A genomic window from Babylonia areolata isolate BAREFJ2019XMU chromosome 9, ASM4173473v1, whole genome shotgun sequence includes:
- the LOC143285541 gene encoding uncharacterized protein LOC143285541 isoform X2 has protein sequence MSFSSSLAETVSEKDLLSVGLQPERHYGRAGQTLDFSNQWSGPCRHGAVSWGKARVGMVLCPGERPVSAWCCVLGKGPCRHGVVSWGKARYGMVLCPGERPVSAWCCVLGKGPCRHGVVSWGKARVGMVLCPGERPVSAWCCVLGKGPCRHGAVSWRKARDSFHPEVNGCLTWVKEGYNGRTRGLGPAFLYPAVDTVDMNSLPRCPQRPWDR, from the exons atGTCATTCAGCAGCAGTCTGGCCGAAACTGTGTCTGAGAAAGATTTGCTGTCTGTAGGTCTTCAGCCTGAGAGACACTATGGCAGAGCTGGTCAGACGTTGGATTTCTCGAACCAGTGGTCAG GTCCgtgtcggcatggtgctgtgtcctggggaaaggcccgtgtcggcatggtgctgtgtcctggggaaaggcccgtgtcggcatggtgctgtgtcctggggaaaggcccgtgtcggcatggtgttgtgtcctggggaaaggcccgttacggcatggtgctgtgtcctggggaaaggcccgtgtcggcatggtgctgtgtcctggggaaaggcccgtgtcggcatggtgttgtgtcctggggaaaggcccgtgtcggcatggtgctgtgtcctggggaaaggcccgtgtcggcatggtgctgtgtcctggggaaaggcccgtgtcggcatggtgctgtgtcctggagAAAGGCCCGTGACTCCTTCCATCCAGAAGTGAATGGCTGCCTGACTTGGGTTAAAGAAGGTTACAACGGCAGAACGAGAGGATTGGGTCCCGCCTTTCTGTACCCAGCCGTGGAcactgtggacatgaattcactgccccgatgtccGCAAAGGCCATGGGATCGTTAA
- the LOC143285541 gene encoding uncharacterized protein LOC143285541 isoform X1: MSFSSSLAETVSEKDLLSVGLQPERHYGRAGQTLDFSNQWSGPGRHGAVWRKVRVGMVLYGERSVSAWCCVEKGPCRHGAVSWGKARVGMVLCPGERPVSAWCCVLGKGPCRHGVVSWGKARYGMVLCPGERPVSAWCCVLGKGPCRHGVVSWGKARVGMVLCPGERPVSAWCCVLGKGPCRHGAVSWRKARDSFHPEVNGCLTWVKEGYNGRTRGLGPAFLYPAVDTVDMNSLPRCPQRPWDR, translated from the exons atGTCATTCAGCAGCAGTCTGGCCGAAACTGTGTCTGAGAAAGATTTGCTGTCTGTAGGTCTTCAGCCTGAGAGACACTATGGCAGAGCTGGTCAGACGTTGGATTTCTCGAACCAGTGGTCAGGTCCGggtcggcatggtgctgtgtggaGAAAG GTCCGTGTCGGCATGGTGCTGTATGGAGAAAGGTCCgtgtcggcatggtgctgtgtggaGAAAGGTCCgtgtcggcatggtgctgtgtcctggggaaaggcccgtgtcggcatggtgctgtgtcctggggaaaggcccgtgtcggcatggtgctgtgtcctggggaaaggcccgtgtcggcatggtgttgtgtcctggggaaaggcccgttacggcatggtgctgtgtcctggggaaaggcccgtgtcggcatggtgctgtgtcctggggaaaggcccgtgtcggcatggtgttgtgtcctggggaaaggcccgtgtcggcatggtgctgtgtcctggggaaaggcccgtgtcggcatggtgctgtgtcctggggaaaggcccgtgtcggcatggtgctgtgtcctggagAAAGGCCCGTGACTCCTTCCATCCAGAAGTGAATGGCTGCCTGACTTGGGTTAAAGAAGGTTACAACGGCAGAACGAGAGGATTGGGTCCCGCCTTTCTGTACCCAGCCGTGGAcactgtggacatgaattcactgccccgatgtccGCAAAGGCCATGGGATCGTTAA